One window of Sulfurospirillum sp. 1612 genomic DNA carries:
- a CDS encoding TRAP transporter substrate-binding protein: MIKKILVATGLTSMMFAANVTMDLNAKYGATNFHTVGAEKFAKLVNKYSDGTVKITVHAGSSLVKGNPLKAVKDGVVPMTDMFIPFTAGGGKVFGISALPFIAKSYDDAYRLYQLSKPAYEKTAKKWNQKLLYAVSWPPSGLYTKKAINSTADFAGIKARTYDKNSANFVNMAGGNAVALPWGEVYSALNTGLVNAVVTSSASGKDGKFWEVLTHFTKINYAYPLQAVTINLDYWNSMNAAQQKAMLKAAKEIEKSQWEASKNEDKIALKMLADHGMIISDESSKLSSELDVVAKKLLDEYLKDASPSIKKIFKEYQK, from the coding sequence ATGATCAAGAAGATTTTAGTTGCAACAGGGCTTACATCGATGATGTTTGCAGCCAATGTTACGATGGATTTAAATGCGAAATATGGGGCGACAAACTTTCATACTGTGGGTGCTGAAAAGTTTGCCAAATTGGTAAATAAATACAGTGATGGGACTGTCAAAATCACCGTACATGCGGGGAGTTCTCTTGTCAAAGGCAATCCTTTAAAAGCGGTCAAAGACGGCGTGGTGCCGATGACAGATATGTTTATACCTTTCACTGCAGGCGGGGGTAAAGTCTTTGGTATATCAGCACTGCCTTTTATCGCAAAATCCTACGATGATGCGTACCGACTCTATCAACTTTCAAAACCAGCATATGAAAAAACCGCAAAAAAATGGAATCAAAAACTTCTCTATGCGGTGAGTTGGCCACCGAGTGGTTTGTACACCAAAAAAGCGATCAATTCTACAGCAGATTTTGCAGGAATCAAAGCAAGAACGTATGATAAAAACTCAGCAAATTTTGTCAATATGGCAGGAGGTAATGCTGTGGCACTTCCTTGGGGAGAGGTCTATTCAGCACTCAATACCGGCTTGGTCAATGCCGTTGTAACATCATCAGCCTCAGGAAAAGATGGAAAATTTTGGGAAGTATTGACCCACTTTACTAAAATCAATTATGCGTATCCATTGCAAGCGGTGACTATCAATCTAGATTATTGGAACAGCATGAATGCTGCGCAACAAAAAGCCATGCTCAAAGCGGCTAAAGAGATTGAAAAATCTCAATGGGAAGCATCTAAAAATGAAGACAAAATCGCATTGAAAATGCTGGCAGACCACGGCATGATTATCTCAGATGAAAGTTCAAAACTCTCAAGCGAACTCGATGTTGTCGCTAAGAAACTACTCGATGAGTATCTCAAAGATGCCAGCCCTAGTATCAAAAAGATTTTCAAAGAGTATCAAAAATAA
- a CDS encoding TRAP transporter small permease subunit, with translation MSISKMPALVSKRFSKSIKNKMLKRYFLKFDKGLNTLGVFLSSLCIIALVALILLEIVLRTFFDTSTMFADEYSGYFYLASVFLSLGFAFREKAHIRINILTSRLKNVKLKQALDIYAGVVTFFVILFILYRVILMCMDSYEFEILSEGVSATPIYMTQIPMIVGLFIFVIAILAFIIKGGHHDS, from the coding sequence ATGAGTATCTCAAAGATGCCAGCCCTAGTATCAAAAAGATTTTCAAAGAGTATCAAAAATAAGATGTTAAAACGTTATTTTCTTAAATTTGATAAAGGCCTCAACACACTTGGGGTCTTTCTCTCTTCGCTTTGTATTATCGCCTTGGTGGCTTTGATTCTCTTAGAGATTGTTCTAAGAACGTTCTTTGACACATCCACCATGTTTGCCGATGAGTACAGTGGTTATTTTTATCTGGCGTCTGTTTTTCTCTCTTTAGGCTTTGCTTTTCGGGAGAAAGCACACATTAGAATCAACATACTCACCTCAAGATTGAAAAATGTAAAATTAAAACAAGCTTTAGATATCTATGCGGGGGTTGTCACCTTTTTTGTGATACTCTTTATCTTATATCGCGTTATTCTGATGTGTATGGATTCCTACGAATTTGAAATACTCTCAGAAGGTGTTTCTGCCACTCCGATATATATGACACAAATTCCAATGATTGTAGGGTTGTTTATCTTTGTCATTGCAATTTTGGCATTTATTATCAAAGGAGGGCATCATGATAGCTGA
- the pta gene encoding phosphate acetyltransferase has translation MKSDSLYISSLEKAAGSLIITMGIMELLKGKLNRVAFFRPVILDTKTVDNDIAFVLEKYDLDVKYEDAYGFSVHEVESLLAENKFSFFIESLLEKYKKLEKEYDFVVVEGLNSSAFSQTVDFDINLAIAQNLGIPYVSILTGKDKSASEILDEITIESDAIKASGCAHIATFVNRLDSKIINKLKHDIISLGVKESPIYFLEELTELDTPTVAEIKRTLNCMQILGEERDLRRVVRQSKIAAMKLDNFLEYIEDGDLIIVPGDRSDIIIGSLASILSENFPNISGLLLTGGLLPHRSIKKLFSGFEQCSLPILSVEEDTYKTAMKVQNVKATITPQSERKIALAMGLFTSNVDISYLENKIVSDNGNGMVTPIMFEFRLFERARANRKRIVLPESGDERILRATEILLRRDVAEIILLGDKKHVLDKASKLGLDISKATFVNPKTSPLMDKYAKLFYELRKHKGLSEDVARQSMEMESYFATMMVHCGDADGMVSGAIHTTQETIRPALQIIKTKPGVSIVSSIFFMCLDTKVLVYGDCAVNQDPNAEQLAEIAMTSAKTAAMFGIEPKVAMLSYSTGDSGKGEEVEKVRTATKIVHERETELLVEGPIQYDAAIDENVAKTKLPDSKVAGKATIFIFPDLNTGNNTYKAVQRSSGAVAIGPVLQGLNKPVNDLSRGCLVPDIVNTVAITAIQAGENDK, from the coding sequence ATGAAGTCAGACAGTCTTTACATATCTTCGTTAGAAAAAGCTGCGGGCAGCTTGATTATAACGATGGGTATTATGGAATTACTCAAAGGGAAACTGAACCGAGTTGCTTTTTTTAGGCCTGTTATCTTGGATACAAAAACAGTTGATAATGACATCGCTTTTGTACTTGAAAAATATGATCTCGATGTCAAATATGAAGATGCTTATGGTTTTAGCGTTCATGAAGTAGAGAGTCTCCTCGCGGAAAATAAATTTTCTTTCTTCATTGAATCTCTTTTGGAAAAATACAAAAAGCTCGAAAAAGAGTACGATTTTGTAGTCGTAGAAGGGCTCAATAGTTCTGCATTTTCACAAACTGTTGATTTTGATATCAATCTCGCAATTGCACAAAATCTTGGGATTCCTTATGTGAGTATTTTAACAGGAAAAGATAAAAGTGCTTCAGAAATATTAGATGAAATTACGATAGAAAGTGATGCGATTAAAGCCTCAGGATGCGCGCATATCGCTACATTCGTGAATCGTTTGGATTCAAAAATTATCAACAAATTAAAACATGATATTATTTCTTTGGGCGTCAAAGAAAGTCCAATATATTTCCTAGAAGAATTAACCGAATTAGATACACCAACCGTTGCTGAGATTAAAAGAACACTCAATTGCATGCAAATACTTGGTGAAGAACGCGACTTGCGACGGGTAGTCAGACAAAGCAAGATAGCGGCAATGAAGCTTGATAACTTTTTGGAGTACATTGAAGATGGTGATTTAATCATTGTGCCAGGGGATCGATCTGATATTATCATTGGTTCTTTAGCCTCAATTTTATCAGAAAACTTTCCAAATATCTCAGGGCTTCTTTTGACCGGAGGACTCTTACCTCATCGATCAATTAAAAAGCTATTTAGTGGGTTTGAACAGTGTAGTTTGCCGATATTAAGTGTTGAAGAAGATACTTATAAAACGGCGATGAAAGTCCAGAATGTCAAAGCGACCATTACCCCACAAAGTGAACGAAAGATCGCGCTTGCTATGGGGCTTTTTACCTCTAATGTCGATATTAGTTATCTTGAGAATAAAATTGTTTCTGATAATGGCAATGGTATGGTGACTCCGATTATGTTTGAATTTCGTTTGTTTGAACGCGCTAGAGCCAATCGCAAAAGAATTGTGCTACCAGAGAGTGGTGATGAACGAATCTTGCGAGCCACAGAGATACTTCTCAGACGTGATGTTGCAGAGATTATATTATTAGGTGATAAAAAGCATGTTCTTGACAAAGCATCAAAGCTTGGCCTTGATATTTCAAAAGCCACGTTTGTCAATCCAAAAACATCCCCATTGATGGATAAATACGCCAAACTTTTTTATGAGCTTCGAAAACACAAAGGTTTGAGTGAAGATGTGGCACGACAATCTATGGAGATGGAGAGTTATTTTGCGACGATGATGGTGCATTGTGGTGATGCTGATGGTATGGTCTCAGGCGCCATTCATACAACGCAAGAGACGATACGACCTGCGTTACAAATTATCAAGACAAAACCAGGTGTCTCTATTGTATCGAGTATCTTCTTTATGTGTTTGGATACCAAAGTTTTGGTTTATGGTGATTGTGCGGTCAATCAAGACCCGAATGCAGAACAGTTAGCTGAAATTGCTATGACTTCGGCTAAAACAGCGGCAATGTTTGGAATCGAGCCTAAAGTTGCGATGTTATCTTATTCTACTGGTGATTCAGGTAAGGGCGAAGAAGTTGAGAAAGTAAGAACAGCAACCAAAATCGTCCATGAACGCGAAACAGAGCTTTTGGTTGAAGGTCCGATTCAATATGATGCGGCGATTGATGAAAATGTTGCAAAAACCAAATTGCCAGATAGCAAGGTTGCTGGTAAAGCGACTATTTTCATATTTCCAGATCTCAATACCGGTAATAATACCTACAAAGCCGTACAAAGAAGTTCAGGTGCTGTTGCTATTGGTCCGGTTCTTCAAGGTCTCAATAAACCGGTCAATGACCTGAGCCGAGGTTGTCTTGTCCCCGATATTGTCAATACTGTAGCTATTACAGCAATCCAAGCAGGAGAAAATGATAAATGA
- a CDS encoding TRAP transporter large permease — MIADPLVLTVVLLFVMFALLLSSIWIGVSLMLTGIFGMLIFQNHLPPSISIFDKIGDLLSSSLYDSLNSWSLAALPMFILMGELLYKSSISSKLFNGLIPWLDKVPGRLLHINVAACSLFAAVSGSSAATTATVGKITLGELKKRGYSKMLAIGSLAGSGTLGFLIPPSLIMIIYGVLSNVSIGQLFIAGIFPGLLLASAYALYIMIAASFDKKAIPLQTEKVTWQDKMNSIKDLLPIMLLITLVLGSIYAGFATPTEAAALGVLGSLLLGLYFKSLDFEVIKIALLNSIKTTVMISFIIAGAGFLSQVVGFLGIATALSEYIASLHLSPYMLIFVVGIMYVILGMMLDGISMVVMTLPIVLPIVKMAGFDPLWFGIFLVFMVELSQITPPVGFSLFVIQSISGEKIGYILKATFPFFVIMILVVVLVTAFPEIAFYLPRRMIQ; from the coding sequence ATGATAGCTGATCCTCTTGTTTTGACGGTTGTATTGTTGTTTGTCATGTTTGCTTTATTGCTCTCATCTATCTGGATTGGAGTCTCTTTGATGTTGACGGGTATTTTTGGAATGTTGATATTCCAAAATCACTTACCGCCTTCTATCAGTATCTTTGACAAGATTGGAGATCTCTTATCTTCTTCATTATATGATTCACTGAATTCTTGGTCCCTAGCCGCACTTCCGATGTTTATTTTGATGGGAGAATTGTTGTACAAATCTTCAATTTCAAGTAAATTATTTAACGGTTTGATTCCTTGGTTGGACAAAGTTCCTGGTAGATTATTGCACATTAATGTTGCGGCTTGTTCTTTGTTTGCCGCCGTTTCTGGTTCATCAGCCGCTACGACAGCCACCGTAGGCAAGATTACCTTGGGAGAACTGAAAAAAAGAGGTTACAGCAAAATGCTGGCTATTGGTTCACTGGCAGGAAGCGGAACTTTGGGATTTTTGATTCCTCCTAGTCTTATCATGATTATTTATGGTGTGCTCTCCAATGTTTCGATCGGACAGCTCTTTATCGCAGGAATTTTCCCCGGACTCTTACTCGCAAGTGCCTATGCCCTTTATATCATGATAGCGGCTTCTTTTGATAAAAAAGCAATTCCTCTGCAAACAGAAAAAGTCACGTGGCAGGATAAAATGAATTCTATCAAAGATTTGCTACCCATTATGCTATTGATTACTTTGGTGTTAGGAAGTATTTATGCAGGTTTTGCGACGCCAACTGAAGCAGCGGCTTTGGGTGTTTTGGGTTCATTGTTGCTGGGATTGTATTTTAAAAGTCTAGATTTTGAAGTCATTAAAATCGCATTATTAAACTCGATTAAGACAACGGTGATGATTAGCTTTATCATTGCCGGAGCGGGTTTTCTCTCTCAAGTGGTCGGCTTTTTAGGCATTGCTACTGCATTGAGTGAATACATCGCATCGTTACATCTCTCTCCTTATATGTTGATTTTTGTTGTGGGGATTATGTATGTGATTCTAGGTATGATGCTAGATGGTATATCGATGGTTGTCATGACCCTGCCCATCGTCCTTCCTATTGTCAAGATGGCCGGTTTTGACCCACTTTGGTTTGGTATCTTCTTGGTTTTTATGGTGGAATTATCGCAAATCACCCCACCTGTTGGTTTTTCTTTATTTGTAATTCAGAGTATTTCCGGTGAAAAAATTGGCTATATTTTAAAGGCGACTTTTCCATTTTTTGTTATAATGATACTGGTGGTTGTCTTGGTGACAGCCTTTCCTGAAATTGCATTTTATTTGCCGAGGAGAATGATACAGTGA
- a CDS encoding amino acid ABC transporter permease, which translates to MAVYNKISQREAPSNSKGAIHWMRDNLFSSPLNTALTMLGIAILVWIIPPFIKWSLIDAHFAGDSRAQCTGDGACWVFIKVKMSMFMYGFYPEVDRWRVNLVAIFFVVLIGLFKLIKKDTVRFFMLTGYFIVAFILIRGGFFGLNVVDTNKWGGLMLTIIVAAVGIVCSFPIGILFAFGRSSKLPIIKSISVTYIEFIRGVPLITILFMSSVILPLFFPEGITFNKLLRALIGITLFQAAYIAEIVRGGLQSIPSGQYEAADAIGLSYWQKMILVILPQALKVAIPNLVGSFIALFQDTTLVLIIGLFDLLAMVQLTSSDSKWLGFETEGYVFVTILFWVFCYSMSVYSRSLEKRFNTNNK; encoded by the coding sequence GTGGCAGTATATAATAAAATTTCACAAAGAGAAGCGCCATCAAACTCAAAAGGTGCAATCCATTGGATGCGAGATAATCTTTTTTCTTCGCCATTAAATACGGCATTAACAATGCTCGGTATTGCTATTTTAGTTTGGATTATTCCTCCTTTTATCAAATGGTCTTTGATTGATGCTCATTTTGCAGGAGATTCAAGGGCACAATGTACCGGAGATGGTGCTTGTTGGGTTTTCATCAAGGTCAAGATGAGTATGTTTATGTATGGTTTCTACCCTGAAGTTGATCGCTGGCGCGTGAATCTCGTCGCGATTTTCTTTGTTGTACTCATTGGATTGTTTAAACTTATAAAAAAAGATACTGTTAGATTTTTTATGTTAACAGGATATTTTATTGTGGCATTTATTTTAATCCGTGGTGGATTTTTTGGATTAAATGTCGTTGACACCAATAAATGGGGTGGTTTAATGCTCACTATCATCGTCGCAGCTGTCGGTATTGTGTGTTCTTTCCCTATTGGTATTTTATTTGCATTTGGTAGGTCTTCAAAGCTACCTATTATTAAAAGTATTAGTGTTACGTATATCGAATTTATTCGTGGCGTTCCCTTGATTACGATTCTTTTCATGTCATCTGTTATCCTTCCACTCTTTTTCCCAGAAGGTATCACTTTTAACAAACTCTTGCGTGCGCTCATCGGTATTACGCTCTTTCAAGCAGCTTATATTGCTGAAATTGTTCGGGGAGGGTTACAATCCATACCAAGCGGTCAATACGAAGCAGCTGATGCTATTGGATTATCCTATTGGCAAAAGATGATACTGGTCATATTGCCTCAGGCATTGAAAGTGGCGATTCCAAATCTTGTTGGAAGTTTTATTGCCCTCTTTCAAGACACCACATTGGTACTAATTATCGGTCTCTTTGATTTACTTGCGATGGTTCAACTTACCTCAAGTGATTCAAAATGGCTTGGTTTTGAAACAGAAGGATATGTATTTGTCACGATACTCTTTTGGGTATTTTGTTATAGCATGTCTGTTTACAGCCGATCATTAGAAAAACGATTCAATACAAATAATAAGTAG
- a CDS encoding acetate/propionate family kinase: protein MKILVINSGSSSIKFQLFKMSNNASLANGLVEQIGEKMAHAEIRFHDDSGHEFQITEDQTIKNHKEGLEVVNSLLIESGIIKDLTCLDGIGHRVVHGGAHLSKPIIIDDQVISEIRRLIPLAPLHNAAHLDGILSSLEQCPNVPQVVVFDTAFHSTMPQHAFMYALPYDLYEEHQVRKYGFHGTSHHYVAKEASKFLNLDYDKMNAISLHLGNGASACAIKEGKSVDTSMGLTPLEGLVMGTRSGDMDPAILPYLAKMKDMDIHDLDTMLNKESGLKGICGNNDMRIVGEMAKTGDEKAELAIKMFTYRVKKYIGAYLAILGNLDCLIFTGGIGENDIDVRRRSCLGLEHLGIIIDNDLNNQYAKGPIEISAKESAIKVVAIPTNEELEIAAQVKALI from the coding sequence ATGAAAATTTTAGTAATCAACAGCGGGAGTTCATCGATTAAATTTCAGCTTTTCAAAATGTCAAATAATGCCTCTTTAGCTAATGGATTGGTAGAACAAATAGGTGAAAAGATGGCGCATGCAGAAATACGTTTTCATGATGATTCTGGACATGAATTTCAAATCACAGAAGATCAAACGATAAAAAATCACAAAGAGGGATTGGAAGTGGTCAATTCTCTTTTGATAGAATCTGGTATCATCAAAGACTTAACGTGTCTAGATGGAATCGGGCATCGTGTTGTCCACGGTGGCGCACACCTTTCCAAACCCATCATCATTGACGACCAAGTTATCAGTGAGATTAGACGATTAATCCCACTAGCACCATTACACAACGCCGCCCATCTTGATGGTATTCTTAGCTCCCTAGAACAGTGTCCTAATGTACCCCAAGTGGTGGTATTTGATACGGCCTTTCACAGTACCATGCCACAACATGCATTTATGTATGCACTCCCTTATGATTTGTATGAGGAACATCAAGTCAGAAAGTACGGTTTTCATGGAACATCACACCATTATGTCGCAAAGGAAGCATCTAAATTTTTAAATCTTGATTATGACAAGATGAATGCCATCAGCCTACATTTGGGCAATGGCGCAAGTGCTTGTGCGATTAAAGAGGGGAAAAGTGTTGATACGTCTATGGGATTAACACCCTTAGAAGGATTGGTGATGGGAACTCGTAGCGGGGATATGGACCCTGCTATTTTGCCTTATCTTGCTAAGATGAAGGATATGGACATTCATGATCTTGATACTATGCTCAATAAAGAGAGCGGACTCAAAGGTATCTGTGGAAACAATGATATGCGAATAGTCGGAGAGATGGCAAAAACTGGAGATGAGAAAGCAGAGTTGGCCATCAAGATGTTTACCTATCGGGTTAAAAAATATATTGGGGCTTATTTGGCTATTTTAGGAAATCTCGATTGCTTAATTTTCACAGGAGGTATTGGTGAAAATGATATAGATGTTAGAAGACGAAGCTGTTTGGGGCTTGAGCATCTTGGCATTATTATCGATAATGACTTAAATAACCAATACGCAAAAGGCCCGATTGAAATCAGTGCCAAAGAGAGTGCCATCAAGGTAGTTGCAATTCCAACCAACGAAGAGTTAGAAATAGCCGCACAAGTCAAAGCACTCATATAG
- a CDS encoding amino acid ABC transporter ATP-binding protein, with protein sequence MENKNDVIEIRNLNKWYGDFHVLKDINLNVKKGEIIVVAGPSGSGKSTMIRCINYLEQFQEGQIIVNDVELSDDVKKIKAIREDVAMVFQSFNLFPHLTILDNLTLAPIWVKKTPKKDAIETAMNFLDRVGIADQAKKYPNQLSGGQQQRVAIARSLCKNPSIMLFDEPTSALDPEMISEVLDVMVELAQEHRTMVCVTHEMGFAKKVADRVIFMESGQIIEENTPEEFFENPQSDRLKLFLSQILSH encoded by the coding sequence ATGGAAAATAAAAATGATGTAATAGAGATTAGAAATTTAAATAAATGGTATGGCGATTTCCATGTCCTTAAAGATATCAATTTAAATGTCAAAAAAGGTGAGATTATCGTCGTAGCAGGACCTTCAGGAAGTGGTAAATCAACGATGATTCGTTGTATCAACTATCTTGAACAATTTCAAGAAGGACAGATTATCGTCAATGATGTTGAGTTGAGCGATGATGTCAAAAAAATTAAAGCAATTCGTGAAGATGTGGCGATGGTTTTTCAAAGCTTCAACCTCTTCCCGCATCTCACGATTTTAGATAATCTCACACTAGCACCGATTTGGGTCAAAAAAACCCCTAAAAAAGATGCGATTGAGACGGCGATGAATTTCTTAGATCGAGTCGGTATCGCAGATCAAGCCAAAAAATACCCCAATCAACTCTCAGGTGGTCAGCAACAACGCGTAGCAATCGCAAGAAGTCTTTGTAAAAATCCATCGATTATGCTATTTGATGAGCCCACCAGTGCACTTGACCCAGAGATGATTTCAGAAGTCTTAGATGTTATGGTGGAATTGGCTCAAGAGCATCGTACGATGGTTTGTGTGACTCACGAAATGGGCTTTGCTAAAAAAGTAGCCGATCGTGTTATCTTTATGGAATCGGGACAAATTATCGAAGAAAACACCCCTGAAGAATTCTTTGAAAATCCACAATCAGACAGACTCAAACTCTTTTTAAGTCAAATTCTTTCTCATTAG
- a CDS encoding biotin-dependent carboxyltransferase family protein, with amino-acid sequence MSCFKVIEGGLLSLIQDNGRFGLCHKGLTQSGSMDEYAYRVANNLLGNPHNTNCIEITLGGLKLECDDACTISVCGANAKFTINNQTADIWRTHNLHQGDILEFKFATSGVRVYLCVKGGFNIPQELGSCATTIKEGIGGLNGKSLQKGDIINFFPHAIQKEHRLHKADFIPQYTQNLKLRVILGYQDGYFDPDEVEKFFSQTYTISSENNRMGYKLKSDPIHCKIDGIISEGISFGAIQIPKDGQPIILLKDRQTIGGYPKIGSVLPIDCFKLAQMRMGNHVTFEPISIDLAQEKMKLFYESLGY; translated from the coding sequence TTGAGTTGTTTTAAAGTCATAGAAGGAGGGCTTCTCTCCTTGATTCAAGATAATGGTCGATTTGGTTTGTGCCACAAAGGACTCACCCAATCAGGAAGTATGGATGAGTATGCTTATCGGGTAGCCAATAATTTATTGGGAAATCCTCACAATACCAATTGTATTGAAATCACCTTAGGAGGATTGAAACTTGAGTGTGATGATGCGTGTACTATCAGTGTGTGCGGTGCCAATGCAAAATTTACCATCAATAATCAAACAGCAGATATCTGGAGAACACACAACCTGCACCAAGGAGATATTTTAGAGTTCAAATTTGCCACTTCGGGTGTACGGGTATATCTTTGTGTCAAGGGAGGTTTTAATATCCCACAAGAACTCGGAAGTTGTGCGACGACCATCAAAGAGGGAATCGGTGGGCTTAATGGCAAAAGCTTGCAAAAGGGAGATATTATCAACTTTTTTCCTCATGCCATACAAAAAGAACATCGCCTTCACAAAGCAGATTTCATACCCCAATATACACAAAATTTAAAATTACGTGTGATTTTGGGCTATCAAGATGGATATTTTGATCCCGATGAAGTAGAAAAGTTTTTTTCTCAGACTTATACTATATCTTCGGAAAACAATCGAATGGGATATAAATTAAAATCAGATCCAATTCACTGCAAGATTGATGGCATTATCTCAGAAGGTATCAGTTTTGGGGCGATTCAAATTCCCAAAGATGGGCAACCTATTATTTTATTAAAAGACAGACAAACCATAGGGGGATATCCAAAGATTGGTTCTGTACTGCCAATAGATTGTTTTAAATTAGCACAGATGCGCATGGGAAATCACGTTACTTTTGAGCCCATATCAATCGATTTGGCTCAGGAAAAAATGAAACTATTTTATGAGAGTCTTGGTTATTAG
- a CDS encoding 5-oxoprolinase subunit PxpA yields the protein MIKLNCDMGESFGAWKMGLDEAVMPLIDMSNIACGFHASDPVIMNQTVKMAVAHDVTIGAHVAYPDLVGFGRRSLACTHDEIESMVIYQIGALAGISQANNTKVSYVKPHGALYNDMMKDVAIFESILKAIAQYDKNLKLMILSSAKNETYAKIANQVGVDLIYEVFADRAYMEDGSLMPRSMPHAVLESSDDVMERLIYLSQNGVIKAHTGKELALRADCICVHGDNAHAVEIVKAMREYLS from the coding sequence GTGATAAAATTAAATTGTGATATGGGTGAGAGCTTTGGCGCTTGGAAAATGGGCTTGGATGAAGCGGTGATGCCTTTGATTGATATGTCAAACATCGCCTGTGGATTTCATGCAAGTGACCCGGTGATTATGAATCAAACTGTCAAGATGGCGGTAGCTCATGATGTGACGATTGGAGCCCATGTGGCTTATCCTGATTTGGTTGGTTTTGGTCGACGGAGTCTTGCATGTACTCATGATGAAATTGAGAGTATGGTTATATATCAAATAGGCGCATTGGCAGGTATTTCTCAAGCCAATAATACAAAAGTGAGCTATGTCAAACCTCATGGTGCCCTTTATAATGATATGATGAAAGATGTTGCGATTTTTGAGAGTATCCTCAAAGCCATAGCACAGTATGACAAAAATCTGAAACTCATGATATTAAGTTCAGCCAAAAATGAGACCTATGCCAAGATTGCAAATCAAGTAGGTGTTGATTTGATTTATGAAGTCTTTGCTGATCGTGCCTATATGGAAGATGGCAGTTTGATGCCACGCAGTATGCCACATGCGGTACTTGAATCCAGTGATGACGTGATGGAGCGTTTGATTTATTTGAGTCAAAACGGTGTGATTAAGGCACATACCGGTAAAGAGTTAGCATTACGAGCGGATTGTATCTGTGTGCATGGTGATAATGCTCATGCGGTTGAAATCGTGAAAGCTATGAGAGAGTATTTGAGTTGA
- the pxpB gene encoding 5-oxoprolinase subunit PxpB, with protein MIEYKIASVDSIIVYFADHISRDNVDLVQSNYIHIKNLKHEGLIDIIPSYTSILFHYDLRIFDFKSIVAFLQEHIALDRRMDKEEGRLIEIPIYYDESVGFDLAHVAKEANLSIQEVIAIHSSCEYLVYSIGFLPGFAYLGEVDKRIATPRLTSPRSKIPRGSLGIADNQSAIYPVQSPGGWNIVGRTYQDMFDKKIDGFSYLNVGDRVKFLPIDKDEFLKNGGVI; from the coding sequence TTGATAGAGTATAAAATCGCTTCAGTAGATAGTATTATTGTCTATTTTGCTGACCATATTTCTCGGGACAATGTTGATTTGGTGCAGAGTAATTATATTCATATTAAAAATCTAAAACATGAAGGATTAATAGATATCATTCCTTCTTATACCTCAATTCTCTTTCATTATGATTTGCGGATTTTTGATTTTAAATCAATCGTAGCTTTTTTACAAGAACATATTGCACTCGATCGCCGTATGGATAAAGAAGAGGGGCGCTTGATTGAAATTCCGATTTATTATGATGAAAGTGTAGGATTTGATTTGGCACATGTTGCCAAAGAGGCCAATCTCAGCATTCAAGAAGTGATAGCCATACATTCAAGTTGTGAGTATTTGGTCTATTCGATAGGGTTTTTACCCGGATTTGCGTATCTGGGCGAAGTAGATAAAAGAATTGCCACACCAAGACTCACGAGTCCACGGAGTAAAATTCCTCGGGGTAGCTTAGGTATTGCTGATAATCAAAGTGCTATTTATCCAGTGCAAAGCCCTGGAGGATGGAATATTGTGGGGAGAACATATCAGGATATGTTTGACAAGAAAATCGATGGTTTTTCTTATCTAAATGTGGGAGATCGTGTGAAGTTTTTACCGATTGATAAAGATGAATTTTTAAAAAATGGTGGCGTGATTTGA